The nucleotide sequence TTCTCATATCTTCAGGTATTTCTCAAGTTTTATCACCTCTACCCTTTAGGCGGGAAGATCGATATTGTTTACTTATGGCCGAGCCAAGTACGCAAATAGATCTACCTGACTTATGTTTGCCGCAGAGCAGGCTTTTTTTTATTGGTGATAAAATAATCCGTCGCGACTTAGAAAATAATCCAATCGCATCTTTAGATCTCAACTCCGTACGTGAAGTTAGATGTAAACGCTCAATTGATTGGGGCGCAGTGCTTTTTGTTTTTTTCTGTCTGCTAGTACTCTGGGCAGTTTCGGCCTATGAAATGCCTGTGCCATGGAACTTCTTTATTCAAGTTCCGCTAGGATTGATCACATTTTGCACACTGGCCTTTGCCTTGATTGAAACTGAAGTGATTGTTATCTCCGAATCAGGAGAAGTTTCTTTTCCTGTGAGTGATGCTCCTACAGATGCTAAAGCCTTTGTGGTCAGTCTTAAAGAAAGACTTCAAGCGAAACAAGCTGTAGGCTAGAAAAAAAGAATTAACCTGGAAAATAAACAGAGTATCGATGCATCGTAAATTTCTTCCCTCCTTATTGCTTTCATTTGCTCTAATATCCTGCTGGATAGCAGTTTCAATTTATGTACAGAGTCAAAGTGGTGGAACCTCATTTAGTGCAGGAACCGGACTATCAAGATTTAAAGATGGAGTAGATTTTTCACTTTCAACAGGAGTAACTCTATTTATATTTTCCATCTTTCAAATTCTTATCGATTTTAAACTAAAAGGATCAAAAGCTCTTGCGATACTCCTTGGAGTTTTCCTTCCTCCCTTTGCAGCTTTTTTCATTAATGTAATTCCGTTATTACTCGGGGGGCCATTACGTGGAGATGCTACACTTTTAATACTTCTGCCTTTTATCGCCGCTCAATCGGCAATAACTTTAATTCCAATTTGGATAACTTATGGATTGATCTTAAATTCTATCGCAAAAGATTCAACGTCAAAAAGTGCATGGTTAAAAGCTACCGGGGCGCTAAGTCTTCTGGCTGTGATAGTAATAGCTCTTTTTGGTTTTAGCCCTAAGTCAGAGCGACCATTTGAATTGATTCGAGAAGGAAATGCAGTGGAGTTAGAAAAGTTACTTGTGGAAGGTCTTTCTCCGAATATTGTTGATAAAGAGGGAATCTCTCTTCTTCATTATGGTGTATTTCATGGGTCGCTTGATGTTGTGCGGGTACTTCTAGAGCATGGAGCAGATACGGAGTATAAGAGCTTTGATAGAAATACTGCGCTCTCCTACGTTGGGCCATATGAAGATGAGCTTTTTGATCTTGTTCTTAAGCACTCAAAGAATGTTGCTCAAGATGAACAAAGCTTTTGGAATGCGCTCAATAATAACAATCTCGAGAGAGTTAAGAAGCTCATAGCAGCAGGGCAGAGGGTCCATCTTCTACGGAGTGAAGAAGTTATCAGGATGTCCATTGATAAGAATAGTTTGGAGATGCTCAAACTTCTATTGGATTCTGGCGCAGACCCTAATTCTTCAGAGAGATATTCAAAGAGGACACCTTTAATGTTAGCCGCTGGTGCTGGAAAGATTGAGTTTGTAAAGATTCTACTAGAAAAAGGAGCAGACCCCGAACTTAAAGACAAAGATGGAAGAACCGCCAAAGATTATTCTAAGTATTCTAACTCTGATGAGGTAAAAGCTCTGCTCGAGTCACTTTCTTAGCCTTGGTCTGGGGCTACTTTTCTAGATAAAACGCTAGTAATTAGGTTTCTAAAATCCAGGACAGCAAGTGCCTTGCCAAAATGCGCCATATATGGCACACTACTAATACATGCAAGTTATTCGATCTACGGAATTTGAGCGGTGGATTACATCTGAATCTGCCAAGATTCAGGCTCTAGTAGAATCTCGCGTCTTTAGAATAGAGCATTATGACCATTTCGGAGATGCCAAGTATCTTGGTGATGGGCTTTCAGAGCTTCGATGGAAAAATGGCTTGAGAGTCTATTTTGCAAGAACTGGGGCCAGAGTAGTTTTACTCTTGCATGGTGGAGGCAAGAATGAGCAAAAAAATGACATCAAAAAAGCAAAAATTCTCCTTGAACGATATACCACTTCGCAAGCTTA is from bacterium and encodes:
- a CDS encoding ankyrin repeat domain-containing protein; amino-acid sequence: MHRKFLPSLLLSFALISCWIAVSIYVQSQSGGTSFSAGTGLSRFKDGVDFSLSTGVTLFIFSIFQILIDFKLKGSKALAILLGVFLPPFAAFFINVIPLLLGGPLRGDATLLILLPFIAAQSAITLIPIWITYGLILNSIAKDSTSKSAWLKATGALSLLAVIVIALFGFSPKSERPFELIREGNAVELEKLLVEGLSPNIVDKEGISLLHYGVFHGSLDVVRVLLEHGADTEYKSFDRNTALSYVGPYEDELFDLVLKHSKNVAQDEQSFWNALNNNNLERVKKLIAAGQRVHLLRSEEVIRMSIDKNSLEMLKLLLDSGADPNSSERYSKRTPLMLAAGAGKIEFVKILLEKGADPELKDKDGRTAKDYSKYSNSDEVKALLESLS
- a CDS encoding type II toxin-antitoxin system RelE/ParE family toxin — protein: MQVIRSTEFERWITSESAKIQALVESRVFRIEHYDHFGDAKYLGDGLSELRWKNGLRVYFARTGARVVLLLHGGGKNEQKNDIKKAKILLERYTTSQA